In a single window of the Papaver somniferum cultivar HN1 chromosome 8, ASM357369v1, whole genome shotgun sequence genome:
- the LOC113304154 gene encoding uncharacterized protein LOC113304154, producing MEASPTSKNISISMDVCLTFCRPETSYIMLFKMGIIIVHCVLKPLKHPLTVFFTTTFLEQYGLQFLAYIYIMMLFWWNGSPAGLINSQLIRSNKCNLEIDLLQQKPTSLPIQVPRQSRANLRRSPPPLDTLKINVDGSFNYDNKTGGIGLIVRDFAGAQRRSKCIYLEAAWSPEHVESKGLWEAVKWAEEMQLVNVQFEMDSQIVADAVNKNSTTVDWKIRNLLLDIKSVFSNYSSWKCSYVPKEKNKVADILAKYARVSRVSSVWLLSIPEIIHNQIQEDANIVNSEV from the exons atgGAAGCTTCCCCTACTTCCAAGAATATCTCAATTTCTATGGATGTCTGCTTGACGTTCTGCAGACCAGAGACAAGCTATATTATGTTATTCAAGATGGGAATTATCATTGTCCATTGTGTTCTCAAACCCTTGAAACATCCTCTCACAGTATTCTTCACTACAACATTTTTAGAGCAGTATGGTTTGCAGTTCTTGGCCTACATATACATCATGATGCTATTTTGGTGGAATGGTTCTCCAGCTGGTTTGATAAATTCTCAACTAATCAGATCAAACAA ATGCAATTTAGAGATTGATCTCTTACAACAGAAACCTACAAGTCTACCAATTCAAGTTCCTAGACAGTCTAGAGCCAATCTTCGCCGGAGTCCTCCTCCTCTTGATACTCTTaaaattaatgttgatggttCATTTAATTATGATAATAAAACTGGTGGCATTGGTCTTATAGTGCGTGATTTTGCAGGTGCACAAAGGAGATCCAAATGCATCTACTTAGAAGCTGCTTGGAGTCCAGAGCATGTAGAAAGCAAAGGTCTATGGGAAGCTGTCAAGTGGGCTGAAGAGATGCAGTTAGTGAATGTTCAATTTGAAATGGATTCACAAATTGTTGCAGATGCAGTTAACAAAAACAGTACAACAGTAGACTGGAAAATTCGAAATTTGCTCTTGGATATCAAAAGTGTCTTCTCTAATTATAGTTCTTGGAAATGCAGTTATGTAcccaaagaaaaaaataaagtggCAGACATATTAGCTAAGTATGCCCGAGTCTCTCGTGTTAGTAGTGTTTGGTTATTATCTATCCCTGAAATTATTCATAATCAGATTCAGGAAGATGCAAACATTGTAAACTCTGAAGTTTAA
- the LOC113304156 gene encoding uncharacterized protein LOC113304156 yields MDQAGSHSGYKPYPSVNLKAVATYDRWIWHSYFGLGGQNNDLNVLHASGLFDRKLLGVAPPCNYQINGRNCDQGYYLGDGAYPMYGCIVQAYKPASNNREDIFNQYQEAKRKDIERAFGGLKGKFGIILKSCRYYKKSDMKAIMRGCLIMHNICVEMEYRNADWGRITGDEPQPPIQGNVRLAPHILYNPAIWGQLRLELTTHTWNLHGEGLRDGDFPNMHMEDSLSEVHEGTTDVDTDEDQYDPQRDGEFYENEE; encoded by the coding sequence ATGGATCAAGCAGGATCCCACAGCGGCTATAAGCCATATCCCTCGGTTAATTTGAAGGCGGTAGCTACATATGATAGATGGATCTGGCATTCCTATTTTGGGTTGGGTGGGCAGAACAATGATCTTAATGtcttgcatgcttcgggtttgttCGATAGAAAACTTCTTGGTGTAGCACCTCCTTGTAATTATCAAATCAATGGAAGGAATTGCGACCAGGGGTACTACCTAGGAGATGGTGCATATCCTATGTATGGTTGCATCGTGCAAGCATACAAACCCGCCTCAAAcaatagagaagatattttcaatCAATACCAAGAAGCTAAAAGAAAGGACATAGAACGTGCATTTGGAGGTCTAAAAGGTAAGTTTGGCATTATTTTGAAATCTTGTCGTTATTATAAAAAATCGGATATGAAGGCAATAATGAGGGGGTGCTTGATAATGCACAACATATGTGTTGAGATGGAATATCGCAATGCGGATTGGGGGAGGATCACAGGAGATGAACCTCAACCGCCAATTCAAGGAAACGTAAGGCTAGCTCCTCATATATTGTACAACCCAGCGATTTGGGGACAGCTTCGCTTGGAACTCACTACACACACTTGGAACCTACACGGAGAAGGTTTAagagatggtgattttccaaacATGCATATGGAGGATTCCTTGTCGGAAGTTCATGAGGGTACAACCGACGTGGACACCGATGAAGACCAATATGATCCTCAAAGAGATGGTGAATTTTATGAGAATGAAGAGTAA